In the genome of Pseudomonadota bacterium, the window CTTTATGACAGGTTTTTTGATTCCATCCTGGCCTTAGTCTTTTTTGTCCTTCTTCGTTGGGTATTGGTGAGAATTTTTCTCCGGTTTCCCCATGACAAACACAAAGAGTTTCTCTGGCGAAAAACAGCCACATACTGTTCTGCATTTGTTCTTATCCTTCTCCTTGCATTTGTCTGGCTTCGCGCTTTTAATTCCCTGAGCACTTACTTCGGTCTCTTGTCGGCAGGTCTGGCTGTTGCCCTGAAGGATCCTCTCACGAATATTGCCGGGTGGCTGTTTATTCTTGTCCGGAAACCTTTCGAAATAGGTGACAGGGTTCAGGTCGGGGACTATGCTGGAGATGTCGTCGATATCGATGTTTTCCAATTTACACTGATGGAATCGGGTACCTCCGGGGTTTCCAAAGACATGCGAACGGGACGGCTCGTAAAAATTTCGAATAGTGCGGTGTTTACGGAACCCCAGGTCAATTTCACCAAGGGGTGGTTTGAATATATCTGGAACACCATTGAGGTAAGTGTTACCTTCGAGAGCAACTGGAAAAAAGCCAGGACTATCCTTGAAGAGATCGTGACCGCTGAGAGCGAAGATACAGGCAGAAAAGCAAAGGAGACTATAGGTGAGGCATCGGAAAAGTATATGGTTCTTGATATGAGTCTGGAGCCCCGTGTACTTGCTGGAGTTGGTGAAAATGGCGTGGTGCTCACAGCCATCTATCTTTGCGATCCCCGTATCCGGAGAATGTCATCCAGTAAGGTCTGGGAGCAACTGCTGGAGAGGTTTTCGGGGGAAGACGACATAGCTTTTGCGTATCTTACCCAGAGGAGTTTCAGTAATATCACCGAGGGGAAGAAAGGAACCGGATTAGAAGGCAAGTCTCCCTGACCCTCCTTTTCATTTCATTTCTTGACAAAGATGACAGTTGTAATTAAGTTATGTAAGGTCGGTTTATTCTCATGGAAATTTTGAATGAAAGAGAAAAGGTGGTTCTTGATTTAATAGTAGAGAGTTACATCGCATCCGCTGAGCCGGTAGGTTCAGGAACCATATCCAGGACTCCGAAGAACAGGTGGAGCTCTGCAACAATACGAAATATCATGGTAGATCTTGAAGAACTGGGCTATCTCTATAAACCACATGCCGTTGCAGGCCGTATCCCGACGTCAAAAGCTTTCCGGTATTATGTGGACGGCCTTGATGTCCCTGTTCACCCTGGCAAGAAAACACTGCAAGCCCTCGATACCCTCCTGAGACCACGCTATTACTATATGGGGGAGATTATGGCCGATGCTTCAAGGATACTTGCTGCCATATCGAGGTATACAAGCATTGTAGTTGAACCAAGAATTAATACGATGCTTTTTAAGGAAGTGGAGTTTGTAAAGCTGTCAAAACATACTGTACTCATCGTTTTTGTTACCTCCTCCGGCATGGTCCACACAAGGCTTGTTGAAACGGAAGAAAATCTTGAAGGCGATACCCTGAAAAGCATGAAGAGGTATATGAA includes:
- the hrcA gene encoding heat-inducible transcriptional repressor HrcA, with amino-acid sequence MEILNEREKVVLDLIVESYIASAEPVGSGTISRTPKNRWSSATIRNIMVDLEELGYLYKPHAVAGRIPTSKAFRYYVDGLDVPVHPGKKTLQALDTLLRPRYYYMGEIMADASRILAAISRYTSIVVEPRINTMLFKEVEFVKLSKHTVLIVFVTSSGMVHTRLVETEENLEGDTLKSMKRYMNEKFEGTPFYVLKENIMEDLERDKTTFHQLLTKISETLETIIEGEDKRDVYIDGTSKMIGSPEFSDVERLRDLFQALERKEKLLRLLDKCLKEEGIHIILGTESDIKEMRDMSIITSTYRISDKSFGVLGVMGPIRMNYSRIIPIVEYTAKTVTDILRIM
- a CDS encoding mechanosensitive ion channel family protein, with the translated sequence MLFYTMAMKNILEHLGNMGLYDRFFDSILALVFFVLLRWVLVRIFLRFPHDKHKEFLWRKTATYCSAFVLILLLAFVWLRAFNSLSTYFGLLSAGLAVALKDPLTNIAGWLFILVRKPFEIGDRVQVGDYAGDVVDIDVFQFTLMESGTSGVSKDMRTGRLVKISNSAVFTEPQVNFTKGWFEYIWNTIEVSVTFESNWKKARTILEEIVTAESEDTGRKAKETIGEASEKYMVLDMSLEPRVLAGVGENGVVLTAIYLCDPRIRRMSSSKVWEQLLERFSGEDDIAFAYLTQRSFSNITEGKKGTGLEGKSP